A DNA window from Salvelinus fontinalis isolate EN_2023a chromosome 28, ASM2944872v1, whole genome shotgun sequence contains the following coding sequences:
- the LOC129826080 gene encoding sia-alpha-2,3-Gal-beta-1,4-GlcNAc-R:alpha 2,8-sialyltransferase-like translates to MVRIANALGLVILMVALLILSLISYVSIRKDSIFSSTKNDNMGGPRIMFHAGFRSQFAMNFLDPSFIPLTNALNEELQGKPSKWKFNRTAFYQQRKEIFHYIDVANNFSLTKNGVRVGQLMHFDYSSHKYVFSISNNLKSLLPDASPIQNKHYNVCAVVGNSGILTGSHCGPEIDSADFIFRCNFAPTDSYYKDVGRKTNLTTFNPSILERYYNNLLTIQDRNNFFLNLKKLEGAILWIPAFFLHTSATVTRTLVDFFVEHKGQLKIELAWPGNIMQDVNKYWKTKNLSPKRLSTGILMYTLASAMCEEIHLYGFWPFGWDPNTGKELPYHYYDKKGTKFTTKWQETHQLPSEFKLLYKMHGEGVTKLSLSHCS, encoded by the exons ATGGTCCGCATCGCAAACGCCCTGGGTCTGGTCATATTGATGGTTGCTCTTCTCATTTTATCCTTAATAAGTTATGTGTCCATTAGAAAGGACAGCATCTTCTCTTCCACAAAAAATGACAATATGGGAGGACCACGGATAATGTTCCATGCAGGATTTCG GTCACAGTTTGCCATGAATTTCCTGGACCCATCCTTCATCCCATTAACCAATGCTCTGAACGAGGAGCTGCAAGGGAAACCCTCCAAATGGAAATTCAATAGGACAGCTTTTTATCAGCAAAG GAAAGAGATCTTCCATTACATTGATGTGgccaacaacttctccctcaccAAGAATGGTGTGCGCGTCGGCCAGCTGATGCACTTCGACTACTCCAGTCACAAGTATGTCTTCTCTATAAGCAACAACCTGAAGTCACTGCTTCCTGATGCTTCACCCATCCAGAACAAGCACTACAACGTGTGTGCCGTGGTGGGTAACAGTGGGATCCTGACTGGTAGTCATTGTGGGCCAGAGATCGACAGTGCCGACTTTATCTTCCGCTGCAACTTCGCCCCTACCGACTCCTACTACAAGGATGTGGGCCGGAAGACCAACCTCACCACCTTTAACCCCAGCATCCTGGAGAGGTACTACAACAACCTTTTGACCATCCAGGACCGCAACAACTTCTTCCTCAACCTGAAGAAGCTAGAGGGGGCCATTTTGTGGATCCCTGCGTTTTTCCTCCACACCTCGGCCACCGTCACACGGACCCTGGTAGACTTCTTTGTTGAGCACAAGGGGCAGCTGAAAATCGAGCTGGCCTGGCCGGGAAACATCATGCAGGATGTCAACAA ATATTGGAAGACCAAGAACCTGTCCCCGAAGCGACTCAGCACTGGTATCCTCATGTACACTCTGGCATCGGCCATGTGTGAGGAGATTCATCTGTATGGCTTCTGGCCCTTCGGCTGGGATCCCAACACAGGCAAGGAGCTGCCCTACCACTACTATGACAAGAAAGGAACCAAGTTCACCACCAAGTGGCAGGAGACCCACCAGCTGCCCAGTGAGTTTAAGCTGCTTTACAAGATGCATGGAGAAGGTGTGACCAAGCTGAGCCTTTCACACTGTTCTTAG
- the LOC129826083 gene encoding cyclin-G2-like translates to MCTDSSCSKRLARMQDLQDLDNETCWLVKELKSYIAQEADFLPRETGLNIMESAAENHNGVSAKCRNAKVEDLWSLTSFFGFSTQTFVLAVNLLDRFLAIMKVQPKHLPCIGVSCLHIAAKMVEDECNISPTHELIRISQSKFTVSDVSRMEKIISEKLNLELKAITALTFLHLYHAVIVSLTSERGEIPSIGRLEAQLKACLCQLIFSKAKPSVLALSVITQEFDALQSLAMLEIVQELKRHLKIVDSELLYWRGLVAKCMTEYSSSECNKPDNKKLVWIVSRRTAQNLHANHFSVPELPTIPEGSWDESESDDSCEDMSCEEDSLCGSPGSDAEGAFFPSEFCNQGRN, encoded by the exons ATGTGCACAGATTCGTCTTGTTCCAAGCGTTTGGCAAG GATGCAGGATCTTCAAGACCTTGACAATGAAACATGTTGGCTTGTCAAAGAGCTAAAGTCATACATTGCTCAAGAAGCAGACTTTTTACCGAGGGAAACTGGCCTCAATATAATGGAGTCTGCAGCAGAG AATCACAACGGAGTCTCAGCAAAATGCAGAAATGCCAAAGTTGAAGACCTGTGGAGCCTGACCAGTTTCTTTGGTTTCAGCACCCAGACATTTGTCCTAGCTGTCAATCTACTGGATAGGTTCTTAGCCATTATGAAG GTCCAACCTAAGCACCTGCCCTGCATTGGAGTCTCCTGTCTCCATATTGCTGCCAAAATGGTTGAGGATGAGTGCAACATCTCACCCACCCATGAACTCATCCGCATCAGCCAAAGCAAGTTCACTGTTTCTGACGTCAGCCGAATGGAGAAGATCATCTCTGAAAAACTCAACTTGGAGCTCAAAGCCATCACAGCCTTAACTTTTTTACACTTATACCATGCTGTCATTGTATCACTTACATCAGAAAG GGGGGAGATCCCAAGCATTGGGAGACTGGAAGCCCAGCTAAAAGCCTGCTTATGCCAGCTTATTTTCTCTAAAGCAAAA cCATCGGTGCTGGCACTGTCTGTCATTACTCAGGAATTTGATGCCCTCCAGTCTCTTGCCATGTTGGAAATTGTCCAAGaactcaaaaggcacctaaag ATTGTTGACAGTGAGTTACTCTACTGGAGGGGACTCGTGGCCAAATGCATGACTGAGTACAGCTCAAGTGAATGTAACAAACCAGACAACAAAAAACTGGTGTGGATCGTGTCCAGACGAACCGCCCAAAATTTGCACGCTAATCACTTCAGTGTCCCTGAACTGCCGACTATTCCAGAGGGCAGCTGGGATGAAAGTGAGAG TGATGATTCCTGTGAGGATATGAGCTGTGAAGAGGACAGCCTGTGCGGCTCTCCTGGCAGTGACGCAGAGGGAGCCTTCTTCCCCTCAGAGTTTTGCAACCAGGGCAGAAACTGA